One Vigna unguiculata cultivar IT97K-499-35 chromosome 11, ASM411807v1, whole genome shotgun sequence DNA window includes the following coding sequences:
- the LOC114168926 gene encoding probable O-methyltransferase 3 isoform X1, with amino-acid sequence METQGGDNASQLLRAQTHVWNHIFKFINSLSLKCATELGIADIIHNYGQPMPLSQLIASLPIHPSKTSFISRLMRILTHSGFFSEHHGTPNEGEVLYVLTDASKLLLKDHPSSMTSLLQLIVDPVYINPWYQLSTWFTNEDPTPFYTENGMTVWDFFRCKPKFNHLFNDAMASDSKWVSSVVIEKCEGVLNASKSLVDVGGGTGTMAKVIAESFPHLKCTVLDLPHVVADLQGTENIEYVGGDMFQAIPSADSIMLKWVLHDWKDEECVKILKNCKEAMASEGRVLIIDIVMENKKEDHELTETQFFFDMQMMMILTGKERNEKEWASLILSAGFSNYNITPIGLYSVIEVYP; translated from the exons ATGGAAACCCAGGGTGGAGATAATGCTTCACAATTGCTTCGAGCTCAAACCCATGTCTGGAAccatattttcaaattcataaacTCGTTGTCTCTTAAGTGTGCTACTGAGTTGGGCATAGCAGATATCATACACAACTATGGCCAACCTATGCCACTCTCACAACTCATTGCTTCATTACCTATCCACCCTTCCAAGACTTCCTTTATCAGCCGTTTGATGAGAATTTTAACTCATTCCGGTTTCTTCTCTGAACACCATGGCACCCCAAATGAGGGTGAAGTGTTGTATGTGCTAACTGATGCATCTAAATTACTCCTAAAGGACCATCCCTCCAGCATGACATCTTTGTTACAACTCATAGTTGATCCAGTTTATATTAATCCATGGTATCAACTCTCTACTTGGTTCACAAATGAAGACCCTACACCATTTTATACTGAAAATGGGATGACAGTTTGGGATTTTTTTAGGTGTAAGCCTAAATTCAACCACCTTTTCAACGATGCCATGGCCAGTGACAGTAAATGGGTGTCCAGTGTAGTGATTGAGAAGTGTGAAGGAGTGTTGAATGCATCAAAGTCATTGGTCGATGTTGGAGGAGGAACAGGGACAATGGCTAAGGTTATTGCTGAGTCATTCCCACATCTAAAGTGCACTGTATTGGATCTGCCGCATGTCGTTGCTGACTTGCAAGGAACTGAGAACATAGAATATGTTGGAGGAGATATGTTTCAAGCAATTCCCTCAGCAGATTCCATTATGTTAAAG TGGGTATTGCATGACTGGAAGGACGAGGAATGTGTGAAAATACTGAAAAATTGCAAGGAGGCAATGGCCAGCGAGGGAAGGGTTCTTATCATAGATATTGTGATGGAGAATAAGAAGGAAGACCATGAATTAACTGAGACGCAGTTTTTCTTTGATATGCAGATGATGATGATTCTAactggaaaagaaagaaatgagaaagAGTGGGCCAGCCTAATTTTGTCTGCTGGCTTCAGTAACTACAACATTACTCCCATAGGTTTGTATTCTGTCATTGAGGTTTATCCATAG
- the LOC114168926 gene encoding probable O-methyltransferase 3 isoform X2 has product METQGGDNASQLLRAQTHVWNHIFKFINSLSLKCATELGIADIIHNYGQPMPLSQLIASLPIHPSKTSFISRLMRILTHSGFFSEHHGTPNEGEVLYVLTDASKLLLKDHPSSMTSLLQLIVDPVYINPWYQLSTWFTNEDPTPFYTENGMTVWDFFRCKPKFNHLFNDAMASDSKWVSSVVIEKCEGVLNASKSLVDVGGGTGTMAKVIAESFPHLKCTVLDLPHVVADLQGTENIEYVGGDMFQAIPSADSIMLKMMMILTGKERNEKEWASLILSAGFSNYNITPIGLYSVIEVYP; this is encoded by the exons ATGGAAACCCAGGGTGGAGATAATGCTTCACAATTGCTTCGAGCTCAAACCCATGTCTGGAAccatattttcaaattcataaacTCGTTGTCTCTTAAGTGTGCTACTGAGTTGGGCATAGCAGATATCATACACAACTATGGCCAACCTATGCCACTCTCACAACTCATTGCTTCATTACCTATCCACCCTTCCAAGACTTCCTTTATCAGCCGTTTGATGAGAATTTTAACTCATTCCGGTTTCTTCTCTGAACACCATGGCACCCCAAATGAGGGTGAAGTGTTGTATGTGCTAACTGATGCATCTAAATTACTCCTAAAGGACCATCCCTCCAGCATGACATCTTTGTTACAACTCATAGTTGATCCAGTTTATATTAATCCATGGTATCAACTCTCTACTTGGTTCACAAATGAAGACCCTACACCATTTTATACTGAAAATGGGATGACAGTTTGGGATTTTTTTAGGTGTAAGCCTAAATTCAACCACCTTTTCAACGATGCCATGGCCAGTGACAGTAAATGGGTGTCCAGTGTAGTGATTGAGAAGTGTGAAGGAGTGTTGAATGCATCAAAGTCATTGGTCGATGTTGGAGGAGGAACAGGGACAATGGCTAAGGTTATTGCTGAGTCATTCCCACATCTAAAGTGCACTGTATTGGATCTGCCGCATGTCGTTGCTGACTTGCAAGGAACTGAGAACATAGAATATGTTGGAGGAGATATGTTTCAAGCAATTCCCTCAGCAGATTCCATTATGTTAAAG ATGATGATGATTCTAactggaaaagaaagaaatgagaaagAGTGGGCCAGCCTAATTTTGTCTGCTGGCTTCAGTAACTACAACATTACTCCCATAGGTTTGTATTCTGTCATTGAGGTTTATCCATAG